In Harpia harpyja isolate bHarHar1 chromosome 21, bHarHar1 primary haplotype, whole genome shotgun sequence, the DNA window GCCCTGCCACCAGCAGGGTCTCTGAGCAAATCAGTCACTCACAGGGACACTTGCCCTGCAGCTCTCActtgctccccagggctgctgagCTGGTCTGTCACAGGGATGGAGGCATTTTCTCCGCAAGGCAAAACCAACctccctcttctctctgcaggcagcctgtACTTTGTTGTGCGGGCCTACGAGTCCCAGAAGGCTGACGAGCTCTCTCTGAACAATGGTGTCATCGTGGAGGTGGTCAGGAAATCTGACAATGGCTGGTGGCTGATCCGGTAAGGAGGCTTTTCCGAAGCGCTCGCCCCCTGAGGGAGCCGGTTACCTGCTGCAGGTGCTTCTTGCCTGCTCCTCCCCAAGCAGGGTGCAAAGGGGCTCCCCCTGAGTTGACTGCCCTTGGCTGGGGATGGTTTTCCCCCTCCTCATGCCCCGTGTACAGCATTGGGCTGAGTCCCCTGggtgctctgctccctccccgTGGTCTGAGCTGGGAGAAGGGCTCTTCTCAGTGTTCCTTTTCATCCTCCCCCCCTCAGATACAACGGCCGTACCGGCTACATGCCCTCCATGTGCCTCCAGCCCTACAAGAATCCTCACCACAAGCTCCAGACCATCATAAGCTGCGGGCTCAACATCTCCACCCCGAACCTCTGCTCCTCCCTGACGGCTCCCCAGCCGCAGGGTgaggctgcaggacagcacagggTTCAGGCTTGCTCTTCCCTTGACCGGACTGAAGAGGACGTGAGCTCTCCGAGAAGCAGATCGCAGTCTCTGCCCAGGGCCAGCTCCACCCCGGACCTGGAGTCAGACAGCTTGTCCCTCAGCTCGGGGAGCAGCAGCGAGCAGGACGGACGGCTGAGCTGGAAGCCTGACTTGTCAAGATCTCTGCCCGAAGTCGAGCAGGCCAGGAGCTCTCCCGTGGGACGTGCCTTGGCCACACGCAGCAGCAAGTCTCCACGCCTCACCCACAAGGACAGGAACGATTCTGGCTTTGTGGAATCATCTGCGGCTGATCTAAGTTACTCCCTCACTGACCCAGACTTGGCCGCTTGTGTCCCCAAGGTGCCCGTGCGCCCCTCAGCCCACGAGATCCTCCAGAAGTGCAGCACCATCACGAAGCGAGCCGTGCAGCAGTCTTCCTCCCGGCCGGCCCTCCAGGCTCTGCTCCCTCTCCAGAGCGTGCACTAGTGCCCCCGGGGAGTCGGGGGGGTCACGGACTCAGCCCTGGGCCAGCACCACGACCGAGCCAGGCACCCTCCTCACCAAAGTCCTGCAGGAGCCGTGGGCAGTGGCACAGGGAGCATCAGGGCTTGGGACTGTCGCTTTCCAAGGACACGGTTAGATCCTGAGCGAACACGCATGTGGACGTTGCCTCCCTGGGTAACAGCGATTTGTGCTGCAGCTTGCAGTGGGAGGCTGGGGAGCCAGGAGGGGCTTTACTGGAGTTAGCGGGAGAGGTTTTAGTGGTTTAACTCATCAGGGGATCTGCTGAATGGCTGcgagaacaaaaaaaaatctgttggctAGGAACCTCGTGTCTCTGACTGTTCTCTGCAGTGACGTCTGTGCAGGCGCAGAAACAAAAGTGGTTGTAGTACAGCAGCTTGTTTCTCAACTGAGCAAGGGGGCCAGAGCTCATTTTTATGAACAAAACATTCTTCTTTCAAGGGGTTCTGATTGTTACTGAAATTCACAGCAGTTCTCATCCTAAACTCATTTGCTAGAATTGAGTTAGAAAAATAGTTACAGGAAAACTTAAGACTTTTATATAGATTGCTACCTTTAATTTTAGTTATTCTCCCAGgtatctgttaattttttttgaaacaaacaatTTAACCAACTTGTGAGGTGGTTTTTGtctctaaaataaaatacacGTAAATATCTACAAAGACTGCTTGGTTTTTATACTTCAAAAATTTACCAGCTGGGgaattaaaattgcatttatCTCCCTCCCAGGTGTTAACATTCAGGCCAGGCACAGGCGAGAGTCCTGCCTTGGCTCAGGCTGCATTTTGCCcaagcaaagaaaatattcaatGCCACAACACTGATCAATACACACTGCCTAGCTGGGCTTTGGGATGTGATACGACATTGCCAGTAGCCTCTCTCCACTCTGTAAAGTCTTTAAATCCCCAGTAAACACCAACTGCTTGTCCAGAGCCAGGTTCTGCCTTTTCTCCAAACTCAGTATTGTTGAAGTATCTGGGCCTCAAAATTCAGGGGTGAAAATACAAAGGGAAACCAGAGCTTGGCCAAAGAAATGACCCTTCCCTCTCATTAAGCCCCAAGGAGATTGAATGCTGGACTTGTTTTAGAaattcaaactttaaaaatttattataaaatacaGGAATATTCCAGTTGCCACACCTGGTGGGAAAGCATTTCAGACTCTCCCCCCCTCCAGAAGGAGCAACTGGTGGGAGGAGGGTCACAAAGTCACATCTTCCTGCTGGGACGCATCAGCCAGCCTCATGTTTTGCCACATGAAATCAATGAACATGGAGGCCTGCAGCAATCGGCTCAGTCTCTGAAAATGGCGCTCTGCAAAGAGAGAAATGCAATGATGAGCATCACAGGAGAGAAAGCTCACCAGAACAGGGTGCAAAAGTCTCTCTTCTCTTTAGACCAAGGCAAAGAGGGAATATTGACAACACAGGAGGAGACCTGAGGCTCAGCCTGTCCCTGCAGCGTGACTCACCAGTGTAAGGCAGCAGGGACTCCACAGCAGATTTAATGCCCGAGTACTGCAGCAGGCTGTCCGGTGCTTCATGCTTCAGGAGGGTTTCCATGACAGCTTGGGCCTCGTGGCAGTTTCGCGAGTTTGTATTCCACGTCACCAAAAACGTTAACACCGCCTCTAAGGAGGAAGGAAATTTGTACACAGACGCTGGCACGCAGGAGACGCCAAGTTAGAAAGCATCTCTTCTCTCTTACAGAGTGGTTCAGCTCCCACACACCGTGACTGACGAGCCCAGAGGGACAGAACAACCACGGACAGAACCGTTTCCTGAGCTGCCACAGGGACACCCTAAACAAGGGGGTGGTAAGGCCAGGCAAAGCCACTCGCACAGCTCAGAGCAGTTGCTGGTGTGCACCACGAGTAGCACCGTAACAAAGAAGCTGCCGTGGGCAGCAGTCCTGCTCGAGGGTGGCAAGAGCTCAGTGGTAAACGCTAAGTCTAAGGAGATTCTTCTCCTTTTAATTTCAGTTGAGAAAACAAGCCCCTAACCTGAAAGGTTATTTAGCACTTAAACCATGTTGCAACAAACCTTTCTGATCCTTCCGGAGCCGAACAATGTTCTCCTCCAAGTGCTTTCTCCCGTCAGTTTCCTTGAGGATGGCTGCAGAGAAATGAATAGTCCATGAAAGAGTCCAGTCCACGCACCCATGGGCTGAGAGCAGGGAGACCATTGGTTCTCTGTGGTGATTTCACTTATGAAAAGGGGAGTcataagagaaagagaaaactgaggcTTTCAGACAATTAGACTTTGTAGTCGTCATCTACCTGCAAGAGACattctggaaagcagagagggCAGAAAAACACCTTCAGAGCACAGCGTGGACTCACCTTTGACCACCATCAACACTGTGTGCGGACGATCCAGAGAGATTGCCAACCCTAAAGCTTTGAGATATCTTTTCTCATGAAGTAGGTTAGAAAGCTCTTGCTCTCTGGAAGACAAATCAGGGTCAAGAGAGCAAGACAAATATttggttggtggaaaaaaatgCTATACAGAAAGTAGCAGATTTAGCAATAATAGTGTGCGGAGGTTTAACGCCAAAAAGTCAATACTGCTTGCCAATGAATGCCTCAGTGCCCTCATGCAGATAATTACCCTGGCACATTCAAGGGCTCCCTGAACTATTCAGTGCTGGCTGAAGCAGGAGAAAGTGAAAGTAGGTTTCAGCTGTTTGACTTTGCTTCTCTTAGCAGTGCATAAACATAAAACTAATCAATTGTCAAGCTGACAGTATCATAGCAAGGCTTTGCAGGAACTAAAGATAAACTACAAAGTAGAAGAGACAACTGTGCCTTGACAGCCTCTAAATAGCTAAATGATGTGATATTCAGATTAGATGGAGCTGGATGGCTCTAGGTGTGGACAGTATCACTGGACAGAGTTTGCCTTTCACAGCTCATTATTGCACAAGATCAACTTACTTCATAATCTGCTCCTCCTGTTTAGCTTGCGCTTCCTTCTCTTCAATTTCAGTGACATCCTATAAAAAAAACAGGATACAACTTTGTCAGATCTTGCTTTAATACAGATGAATTTTTATTTAGCCATCAAGTGATTAGGAGACCAGTTTCTGCAGCAAGAGCTCTAGGTCAAGTAATTTAAGTGTTAAATCCAGCAACTTGCAGCCTCCCTCCAAACCACCTTTAGAACAccagcagggcaggctgctgaGGCCCATCTGCTGTTCCTTTTACAACGTCGACTGGGGAGATACAGtatggcccccccccccccaaaaccccaagatATGCCTTACTGACCCAATTTCAAAGTGCAGAAAATGAGGAGAGCACGTGTCATGCTGGAACAGCGAGGAACAAGCCGCTGGGATCCTGAGCTCTCCAACTGCATTCTGATTACCAACCCAGAGAGGAAACACAGAAAGACCCCGTACTGCACCTTCCACAGTATGACGCAGGAGTCACTGGATGCTGTCACAACCATATCATCTTGCTTGTTGGAGTGAAGACCCCAGATTTTATCTTCATGACCATCTAACGTTTTCACACACTCGTTTGTTTTAATTGTCCAGAGCTTTAAGAGACCATCGGAACCGcttttggaagagaaagaaacacaaCGCAAAGAATCACTGGATAGATCCATTTTCACTCTGCCTCACCTCAAATATCAGAGAAACTTGTCCCATTTCAACGCCTTTCGCACAGGAGCAGAACTAACCAAAAATGTCAAGGACGAGAGGCACCCTTAGCTCTGCCTAACTATAGCGTATGTCACCAACCCAGCAACGTCACAGCAGCTAACTAGAATCCCCAGCGTAACTGGAGAAGAGGAAGATAAGTCAGCCCCTGCAGAAAGCTTGGCATTAACATGGCATCTTCCTATCAGTCTTTCCAAAACTAAATCCATTGCACAAGACTCTTCCCTCTTGCTGCTGATACCAGCTAAGAGATTTCTCTTCTGATTAGTCTTGGCATCTTCCTCTAGACTCCTGGTGCAGGCACTTACCTGCTGAGCAGTTGTGTTCCTCGGCTTACAAAAACGATCTTCAGTACAGAGGCATCGTGACCTTCAAAGgtctggaaaacagaaaggaagctCAAAGGTGTTAAGAGTTGTTGCCACGCCTTTTGAGAGAGTCCTCTTTCAAGAGGATAATAGTTACTCCTAAAGCCCAAATAGGTAAATTCCAAAAAGCAGCCTCTATCCTTGGGACTTTTACTGTAGGTTCAAAGGGCAGTAGGAAATGACTGGTGCCCATACCCTTTCTTCAGACAACCTGCTTGCTTAGTAAGACACTACTGGGCTGGAAAGATAGCTTGGCTACGAACAGCGAGTCTGAAATTTAAACGTGCATGCTTTAACTTGATGGCCTCAGCTGTGTCAGGCAAAGTCAGCTTTCTTTCAATAGCGTGAATGTGCTTTTCCCCGTGATCAACCATGTAGCTCGTTGGTTAGCTAGAAGAGAAAGATCACTTGAGCACTGTGCGGATGCTTTTGTCCTGGAGCTTTGCATGCGGCTCATGGATCCAAGATCCTGGAGAACAAGGCTAGACCTGGATAGCTCTTCCTTCAGCATGGCCATGTTGCTACATTTCAGCTGCATTAACTAGCACGTTCTTTTCTGAAGCAGCCTTAATTAATCCCTGTAGCATGCACGGGTTGCCTAGAGCAAGGGGCAGTCTGAGTTCTCATTACCTTCAGACAGCTGAAGTCCCGAAGACCCCAGAGCTTCAGCGTCCCATCTGCTGAAGAGGTGGCCAAGACCTGATCCACTGGGGAGAACTGCACACACCAGATTCCACGCTTATGTCCAGTGAAGACACCCAGCAAAGAGCAATCAGAACAGGACCACAGCTTGGCCAGCCGATCCTGTGAGCCTGTGGCAATCAGCTTGTCATTTGGAGAAACTGCCACGCTGTTTATGTCCTAGAGAAGTCACAGAAGTACAGAGAGTGCAAAGCAGTTTAAGTCTTCACTCTAACTGTCGGACAGGTAATAAACGTAGGGTGCAACACAGGAGAGAAAGATTTAAGTACTAAAAGCATGTTCTAATGTCAGGCAGAGCTTTACCTTGTCATGACCCCTCTCAGTCACTTTTGCGTGAAGGTTTTCTGGACTGGAGATCAAGGCTGCTTTTGCTTTGGAAGTGAGGGATTCCGGGATATTCCAGATCTTGATTGTGCAGTCCTGGCTG includes these proteins:
- the NOXO1 gene encoding NADPH oxidase organizer 1, coding for MQCRKQKNYMMFVSWSDQNNILIYRTFEDFKRFHKELKRKFPIESGSLRRSDRTIPRFKDANVKQRKSGKLNRCLEILKLLETYSQELLKTDAKISQGEDVIQFFKAQTQDLDPSFPENSVVIMPSEIGGEKKNQPQQQLSSITHPQASQSYRCIETFETKDTKNKTFKVAKKEIVEVLIKDMTGWWLVENADKQIAWFPASYLEEIDVHKDIQNDLSSNEEGSLYFVVRAYESQKADELSLNNGVIVEVVRKSDNGWWLIRYNGRTGYMPSMCLQPYKNPHHKLQTIISCGLNISTPNLCSSLTAPQPQGEAAGQHRVQACSSLDRTEEDVSSPRSRSQSLPRASSTPDLESDSLSLSSGSSSEQDGRLSWKPDLSRSLPEVEQARSSPVGRALATRSSKSPRLTHKDRNDSGFVESSAADLSYSLTDPDLAACVPKVPVRPSAHEILQKCSTITKRAVQQSSSRPALQALLPLQSVH